The Acidobacteriota bacterium genome contains a region encoding:
- a CDS encoding 4Fe-4S binding protein produces the protein MSNRPKRPDVTLVPQLCKGCGRCIESCPKDAISFGTDIEQASGFVPVSIDYDVCNHCGLCVTACPEPFGISTEQYELEDPEHLFGPRKAERRHATTIEPTRVPLPEVGPLVLKGNYACAVGALLAGCRHVYGYPITPSTEGAELMARLLPQLEGTFVQAISEVATINHLYGCGGAGLPTMTFTSSPGFSLMLEGISYMIGSQVPGVILNVMRPGPGLGFIGPEQSDIKLVCRGLGHGNTHAIVLAPSSPQEMLDYTVEAFALSFKYRNPVIIAADGYLGQITGRVNLPDHMIEPGLPDWAVWGDADHRDNLIASIFQDWAELEAHNEMLSAKYRDMQRDEQRANLFRTDDASILVVAANTPARTAKAAVEQLRGEGIPVGLFQPITLWPFPIDTLSPLLEHAKQVVVVEASDGQLEDELRLALSHNDTHGIEFHHVRHMGGILPEGHEVVETVRNVMGVCQ, from the coding sequence ATGTCCAATAGACCCAAACGACCCGATGTCACCCTGGTTCCACAGCTCTGTAAGGGTTGTGGCCGTTGTATCGAGTCCTGCCCCAAGGACGCCATCAGCTTCGGCACCGACATCGAGCAAGCTTCCGGCTTCGTTCCGGTGTCCATCGACTACGACGTGTGCAATCACTGTGGCCTGTGTGTCACGGCGTGCCCCGAACCGTTCGGGATCAGCACGGAACAGTACGAGCTGGAAGACCCGGAGCATCTCTTCGGCCCAAGAAAGGCCGAGCGTCGTCATGCCACGACGATCGAACCCACCCGGGTTCCACTACCCGAGGTCGGACCGCTGGTCCTCAAGGGTAACTACGCCTGCGCAGTCGGCGCGCTTCTCGCCGGCTGCCGCCACGTCTACGGCTATCCGATCACTCCGTCGACGGAGGGGGCCGAGTTGATGGCGAGGCTGCTGCCGCAACTCGAGGGGACGTTCGTCCAGGCCATCAGCGAGGTGGCAACGATCAACCATCTCTACGGTTGTGGCGGCGCCGGTCTGCCGACGATGACCTTCACCAGTTCCCCGGGGTTTAGCCTGATGCTCGAGGGCATCTCCTACATGATTGGATCGCAGGTTCCCGGCGTGATCCTGAACGTGATGCGCCCCGGTCCGGGACTGGGCTTCATCGGTCCGGAGCAATCGGATATCAAGCTAGTCTGTCGCGGCCTGGGTCACGGCAACACCCACGCGATCGTGCTGGCGCCCTCCAGTCCGCAGGAGATGCTGGACTACACGGTCGAGGCCTTCGCCCTCAGCTTCAAGTACCGCAACCCGGTCATCATCGCGGCAGACGGCTACCTGGGACAGATCACCGGCCGGGTCAATCTGCCGGATCACATGATCGAACCGGGCCTTCCCGACTGGGCCGTCTGGGGAGACGCCGACCATCGTGACAACCTCATCGCGTCGATCTTCCAGGACTGGGCAGAGTTGGAAGCACACAACGAGATGCTCAGCGCGAAGTACCGCGATATGCAACGGGACGAGCAACGCGCCAACCTGTTCCGAACGGATGACGCATCGATCCTGGTCGTGGCGGCCAACACACCGGCCCGCACGGCGAAGGCCGCCGTGGAACAGCTTCGCGGTGAGGGAATCCCGGTCGGACTGTTCCAGCCGATCACGCTGTGGCCGTTTCCGATCGACACATTGTCGCCGTTACTCGAACACGCGAAGCAGGTCGTCGTGGTCGAAGCCAGCGACGGCCAACTCGAGGACGAGCTGCGACTTGCACTGAGTCACAACGACACCCACGGAATCGAATTTCACCACGTCCGCCACATGGGTGGGATCCTGCCCGAGGGGCACGAAGTTGTCGAGACGGTCCGGAACGTCATGGGGGTCTGCCAATGA
- a CDS encoding 2-oxoacid:acceptor oxidoreductase family protein: MTTTSAFFEHFDRHAHGKGLKGAATHYCPGCGHGLAHKFLSNAIVELGIQDRTIAISPVGCAVFLYYYFDVGNTQAAHGRAPAVAIGHKLANPESVVISYQGDGDLASIGLAEIMHAAQVGIPISVIFINNGIYGMTGGQMAPTTLPGQKSTTTPYGRSRMEGLPLKVSEMIAALDGPVYVERTALFDQKSRKRTLKAIKKALQLQIEGRGFSFVEILSECPTHWGLSPIEAENWVRDTFVKTYPLAVFKDEAAESWFHPEKPDFTADKMLDVLGATADLPEKFTDGFPEHLDPNDVSVKLAGAGGDGAQTAALILAKSAINEGFDATHIPSYGPESRGGTSFADVHVARDEVLSPGAPHPQILLAFNAPSLVKFGETVAEGGVVIYDSSAISDTPAFKSGVTVHPVPCTEIAHELGQPIVKNIVALGALQAATNILDEDSLLTAIRRNLKDKSSLIPVNEQAFARGREAVQAN; encoded by the coding sequence ATGACCACGACGAGCGCATTCTTCGAACACTTTGACCGCCACGCCCACGGCAAGGGACTGAAGGGCGCTGCCACACACTACTGCCCGGGCTGTGGCCACGGGCTGGCCCACAAGTTTCTGTCGAACGCGATCGTCGAGCTGGGGATCCAGGATCGGACGATTGCGATCTCGCCGGTGGGCTGCGCGGTCTTTCTCTACTACTACTTCGATGTGGGCAATACGCAGGCGGCCCACGGGCGCGCACCGGCGGTGGCCATCGGGCACAAGCTGGCCAATCCGGAGTCGGTCGTCATCAGCTACCAGGGAGACGGCGACCTGGCCTCGATCGGCCTGGCCGAGATCATGCACGCGGCCCAGGTCGGCATCCCGATCAGTGTGATCTTCATCAACAACGGGATCTACGGAATGACGGGTGGGCAGATGGCGCCCACCACGCTCCCCGGGCAGAAGTCCACGACCACGCCGTATGGGCGGAGTCGCATGGAAGGACTCCCGCTCAAGGTCTCGGAGATGATCGCCGCGCTGGATGGACCGGTCTACGTCGAACGCACCGCGCTGTTCGATCAGAAGAGTCGCAAGCGCACGCTGAAGGCGATCAAGAAGGCGCTCCAACTCCAGATCGAGGGTCGTGGCTTCTCGTTCGTCGAGATCCTCTCCGAGTGCCCGACCCATTGGGGCCTCTCGCCGATCGAGGCCGAGAACTGGGTGCGAGACACGTTCGTGAAGACCTACCCCCTGGCGGTATTCAAGGACGAAGCGGCGGAGTCCTGGTTCCATCCCGAGAAGCCGGACTTCACCGCAGACAAGATGCTGGATGTGTTGGGAGCGACCGCTGACCTGCCGGAGAAGTTCACCGACGGCTTCCCCGAGCACCTGGATCCCAACGACGTTTCCGTCAAGCTGGCCGGAGCCGGCGGCGACGGCGCCCAGACCGCAGCCCTGATCCTGGCCAAGTCGGCCATCAACGAGGGGTTCGACGCCACCCACATTCCCAGCTACGGACCGGAGTCTCGCGGCGGCACCTCGTTTGCCGATGTGCATGTCGCGCGGGACGAGGTGCTCTCACCGGGCGCACCCCATCCGCAGATCTTGCTGGCGTTCAATGCACCGAGTCTGGTGAAGTTCGGCGAGACCGTGGCGGAAGGCGGCGTGGTCATCTACGACTCCAGCGCCATCTCCGATACGCCGGCCTTCAAGTCCGGTGTGACGGTCCACCCCGTGCCCTGCACCGAAATCGCACACGAACTCGGGCAGCCGATCGTGAAGAACATCGTGGCGCTGGGTGCGTTGCAGGCCGCCACGAACATCCTCGACGAAGACTCGCTGCTCACGGCGATCCGGCGGAACCTGAAGGACAAGAGTTCCCTGATCCCCGTGAACGAGCAAGCCTTCGCCCGCGGCCGAGAAGCGGTGCAAGCGAACTAG
- a CDS encoding 4Fe-4S dicluster domain-containing protein has product MKQDDDNRPGIDRRTFLAGGTTAMAAIAAGVTGASSGFIQDLLHRNFKEISPDRLQRIVREMEDDYTAKYGKQVTVSTAGALPGVLYGYGLDLSRCVGCRRCVYGCVNENNQSRDPQVHWIRVLKMDKSKGIHLEESDPYYNPETVPEEDAFYMPVACQQCQNAPCVKVCPVEATWQEPDGIVVVDYDHCIGCRCCMAACPYGARHFNWAEPELAAEEVNPDMHYLGNRPRPKGVVEKCTFCIQRVRKGRYPACVEICPVGARKFGNLLDEESEMRVLMREKRVFVLKEDLNTQPKFYYFYAT; this is encoded by the coding sequence ATGAAGCAAGACGACGACAACAGACCGGGTATCGACCGCCGGACGTTTCTGGCGGGGGGAACCACCGCCATGGCGGCCATCGCCGCCGGAGTGACCGGTGCCTCCTCCGGGTTCATCCAGGACCTGCTGCACAGGAACTTCAAAGAGATCTCCCCCGATAGGCTGCAGCGAATCGTTCGTGAGATGGAAGACGATTACACCGCGAAATATGGAAAACAGGTGACCGTCTCCACCGCCGGGGCGCTGCCCGGCGTGCTGTACGGATACGGCCTTGACCTCTCTCGCTGCGTCGGCTGTCGTCGTTGCGTCTACGGCTGCGTCAACGAGAACAATCAGTCTCGAGATCCTCAGGTTCACTGGATCCGGGTACTGAAGATGGACAAGAGCAAGGGCATCCATCTGGAGGAGTCGGACCCTTACTACAACCCGGAGACGGTTCCGGAGGAAGACGCCTTCTACATGCCGGTGGCCTGCCAGCAGTGCCAGAACGCGCCATGCGTCAAGGTCTGCCCCGTGGAAGCGACCTGGCAGGAACCCGACGGGATCGTGGTCGTAGACTACGACCACTGTATCGGCTGCCGTTGTTGTATGGCGGCCTGTCCCTACGGTGCCAGACACTTCAACTGGGCAGAGCCGGAGTTGGCGGCGGAAGAGGTCAACCCCGACATGCACTACCTCGGCAACCGTCCCAGGCCGAAGGGAGTGGTCGAGAAGTGCACTTTCTGCATCCAGCGTGTGCGTAAGGGAAGGTACCCGGCCTGTGTCGAAATCTGTCCGGTCGGGGCCAGGAAGTTCGGCAACTTGCTGGACGAGGAGAGCGAGATGCGGGTCCTGATGCGGGAAAAACGCGTGTTCGTCTTGAAAGAAGACCTGAACACCCAACCGAAGTTCTACTACTTCTACGCGACGTAA
- a CDS encoding cytochrome c3 family protein, with product MHLSSSLRITIAVLALAAGTAIAVELPESVSDCLMCHEDPDLVLELGDGSELPLFVDGETWAESVHAEQLICTDCHEAYDDDHPMGRSFANNRDYSLQSYETCKACHFDTYTRTLESVHYELLRDGLEMAPVCTDCHGAHEIANPHRKQAMISRSCASCHTEIYETYASSVHGSALVRNDNQDVPACTDCHTAHTIRDPTTARFHVASPEICVGCHGDAELMAPYGIPTDVATTYLSDFHGVTASLSRLEEGDPRQVVVTCVDCHGAHDMPSPAIVGDEKMKEKVAATCASCHEDASVDFPAAWLSHYRPSLSHAPLVYLVDLFYRIFIPFIIVGLALQVLLHLFRLATGR from the coding sequence ATGCATCTCTCGTCATCTCTTCGAATTACGATCGCGGTTCTGGCTCTTGCCGCGGGGACCGCGATCGCCGTCGAACTCCCGGAAAGTGTCAGCGATTGCCTGATGTGCCACGAGGATCCGGACCTGGTGCTGGAACTCGGGGACGGTTCGGAACTCCCGCTGTTCGTCGACGGAGAGACCTGGGCCGAATCGGTGCACGCCGAGCAGTTGATCTGTACGGACTGTCACGAGGCGTATGACGACGACCACCCGATGGGCCGCTCGTTCGCCAACAACCGAGACTATTCCCTGCAATCCTACGAGACGTGTAAGGCCTGTCATTTCGACACCTACACACGCACGTTGGAGAGTGTGCACTACGAACTGCTCCGTGACGGGTTGGAGATGGCACCGGTCTGCACCGACTGTCACGGCGCGCACGAGATCGCCAACCCACACCGCAAGCAGGCGATGATCTCGAGAAGTTGCGCGTCCTGCCATACCGAGATCTACGAGACCTATGCTTCGAGTGTCCACGGCAGTGCTCTGGTGCGAAACGACAACCAGGACGTCCCGGCCTGCACCGATTGCCACACGGCGCACACTATTCGGGATCCGACCACGGCGCGATTCCATGTCGCCTCGCCGGAGATCTGTGTCGGTTGTCACGGCGATGCCGAGTTGATGGCGCCTTACGGCATTCCCACCGATGTCGCCACTACCTACCTCAGTGATTTTCACGGAGTGACGGCTTCCCTCAGTCGGTTGGAGGAGGGGGATCCCCGTCAGGTCGTGGTGACCTGTGTCGACTGTCACGGTGCGCATGACATGCCGTCACCGGCGATCGTCGGCGACGAGAAGATGAAGGAGAAAGTGGCCGCGACCTGTGCATCGTGCCACGAGGACGCGTCCGTCGACTTCCCCGCCGCCTGGCTATCCCACTATCGGCCTTCCCTCTCCCACGCCCCGCTGGTCTACCTTGTCGATCTGTTCTATCGGATCTTTATCCCGTTCATCATCGTGGGGCTGGCTTTGCAGGTGCTTCTGCATCTCTTCCGCCTGGCCACCGGGCGCTGA
- a CDS encoding cyclic 2,3-diphosphoglycerate synthase — translation MTESKAIPVIIMGAAGRDFHDFNVSLRDDPRYRVVAFTAAQIPDIDGRVYPAELAGPRYPQGVPIVAEEQLTDLIAQHGVRECVLSFSDLSYADVMHRAATVGAAGADFRILGPDSTMLRSTKPVVAVCAVRTGCGKSQVSRRICEILKEQSRRVAVVRHPMPYGDLARQACQRFETYDDLAAHECTIEEREEYEPHIERGTVVFAGVDYERILREAEKEADVIVWDGGNNDLPFYRPDVFIVVADPLRPGHELSYFPGETNARMAQVVLINKVGIASAEDVATVEGNIGAINPDALILKAESPVTVADPDAVRGKRVLVVEDGPTLTHGGMSFGAGHVAARQYGATIVDPRPFAVGSILDTYAKYPHLSDVLPAMGYGEQQMAELQQTIRDAPVDAVLIGTPIDLGRLLEFDQPAVRVRYGLDQASTESLRSVLGSI, via the coding sequence ATGACGGAATCCAAGGCCATTCCGGTAATCATCATGGGCGCGGCAGGCCGCGATTTTCACGACTTTAACGTGAGTCTTCGCGACGATCCACGTTACCGCGTCGTCGCGTTCACGGCGGCGCAGATACCGGACATCGATGGCCGGGTCTACCCCGCGGAGTTGGCCGGTCCCCGATATCCGCAGGGCGTGCCGATCGTCGCCGAGGAACAACTGACGGATCTGATCGCTCAGCACGGTGTGCGCGAGTGCGTGCTCTCGTTCTCCGACTTGTCCTACGCCGACGTGATGCATCGGGCGGCCACCGTGGGCGCTGCCGGGGCGGATTTCCGCATCCTCGGGCCGGACTCCACGATGCTCCGCTCTACGAAGCCGGTCGTGGCGGTCTGCGCCGTACGAACCGGCTGCGGGAAGAGTCAGGTCTCTCGCAGGATTTGTGAAATCCTCAAAGAACAATCCAGGCGTGTCGCCGTGGTGCGGCATCCCATGCCCTACGGCGATCTCGCCCGCCAGGCTTGCCAGCGATTCGAGACCTACGACGATCTGGCGGCCCACGAGTGCACGATCGAAGAGCGCGAAGAATACGAGCCACACATCGAGCGTGGAACGGTCGTCTTCGCCGGCGTCGACTACGAACGTATCTTGCGTGAAGCCGAGAAGGAGGCCGACGTCATCGTCTGGGACGGTGGCAACAACGATCTACCGTTCTATCGACCCGACGTGTTTATCGTCGTCGCGGATCCTCTTCGCCCGGGCCACGAGTTGAGTTACTTCCCTGGAGAAACCAACGCACGCATGGCCCAGGTTGTCCTGATCAACAAGGTCGGGATCGCGTCGGCAGAGGACGTCGCGACCGTCGAGGGCAACATTGGCGCGATCAATCCCGATGCGCTCATCCTGAAGGCCGAGTCTCCCGTGACGGTGGCCGATCCCGACGCCGTCCGCGGAAAACGCGTGCTGGTCGTCGAGGACGGTCCCACCTTGACCCACGGGGGGATGAGCTTCGGTGCCGGCCATGTCGCGGCCCGGCAATACGGGGCGACGATCGTCGATCCGCGTCCGTTTGCCGTCGGATCGATCCTGGATACGTACGCCAAGTATCCTCACCTGAGTGACGTGTTGCCGGCCATGGGTTACGGCGAACAGCAGATGGCGGAGCTCCAGCAGACGATCCGAGACGCCCCCGTGGACGCGGTGTTGATCGGGACGCCGATCGATCTGGGCCGACTCCTGGAGTTCGACCAACCGGCCGTGCGTGTGCGCTATGGGCTCGACCAGGCCAGCACCGAATCGCTGCGCTCGGTTCTGGGGTCGATCTGA
- the nrfD gene encoding polysulfide reductase NrfD, giving the protein MIKQVWEFVVSSFKLTLKGNRTYYLWMALLAVLILSGGLAYYRQFTEGLAVTNMRDQVSWAFYIGNFTFLVGVAAAAVLLVIPAYVYNWKPIREIAIFGELLAISAIVMCLLFVTVDIGQPGRVLELLPFVGSLNVPSSLLGWDVLVLNGYLVLNVMIVGHFLFKAYVKKPYNKNFVVPLLLLSIPAAISIHTVTAFVYNGMAARPFWNASILAPRFIASALCSGPAVMLILFQILRKTTHIRIRKEAISKIAELMAYAMFLNLFLFGVEIFKEYYSDTAHLAHTKYLYSGLHGHTALVPFAWVSLICSVVAFILFLVPKTRSNMVTLNLGCLLIYTGVYIEKGLALVIPGMTPDTLGEIYEYIPTWIEIRVGAGIFSIGFMVFTILCKVAIPLIHDTLADPVAPAKS; this is encoded by the coding sequence ATGATCAAGCAGGTCTGGGAGTTCGTCGTCAGTTCCTTCAAGTTGACCCTCAAGGGCAACCGGACCTACTACCTCTGGATGGCGCTGCTCGCGGTTCTGATTCTGTCCGGCGGCCTCGCCTACTATCGGCAGTTCACCGAGGGACTCGCCGTCACCAACATGCGGGACCAGGTCTCCTGGGCGTTCTACATCGGGAACTTTACGTTCCTCGTCGGTGTGGCGGCGGCCGCCGTGCTGCTGGTGATTCCGGCCTACGTCTACAACTGGAAACCGATCCGGGAGATCGCGATCTTCGGTGAACTGCTTGCGATCAGCGCCATCGTCATGTGTCTGCTGTTCGTTACGGTGGACATCGGTCAGCCGGGCCGCGTGCTTGAGTTATTGCCGTTCGTCGGATCCCTGAATGTCCCCAGCTCACTCCTGGGCTGGGACGTGCTGGTGCTGAACGGTTATCTGGTCCTGAACGTGATGATCGTCGGGCATTTTCTCTTCAAGGCGTACGTCAAGAAGCCGTACAACAAGAACTTCGTGGTGCCGCTCTTGCTGCTGTCCATCCCGGCGGCGATCTCGATCCATACGGTAACCGCCTTCGTGTACAACGGGATGGCGGCCCGTCCGTTCTGGAACGCGTCGATTCTGGCTCCTCGCTTTATCGCCTCGGCGCTGTGCTCCGGGCCGGCGGTGATGCTGATCCTGTTCCAGATCCTCAGGAAGACGACCCACATCCGAATTCGTAAGGAAGCGATCTCGAAGATCGCCGAGCTCATGGCGTATGCCATGTTCCTGAATCTGTTCCTGTTCGGCGTGGAGATTTTCAAGGAATACTATTCCGACACCGCTCATCTGGCGCACACCAAGTATCTCTACAGCGGCCTTCACGGCCATACCGCGTTGGTGCCGTTCGCCTGGGTGTCGCTGATCTGCAGCGTGGTGGCGTTCATTCTTTTCCTCGTTCCGAAGACCCGCTCGAACATGGTGACCCTGAATCTGGGTTGCCTGCTGATCTATACCGGGGTCTACATCGAGAAGGGGCTGGCCCTGGTGATCCCCGGAATGACCCCGGACACGCTGGGGGAGATCTACGAGTACATCCCGACCTGGATCGAGATCCGTGTCGGTGCAGGGATCTTCTCCATTGGGTTCATGGTGTTCACCATCCTGTGCAAGGTGGCGATTCCGCTGATCCATGACACCCTCGCCGATCCCGTCGCCCCCGCAAAGTCGTAG
- a CDS encoding response regulator transcription factor, with amino-acid sequence MIRILIVDDHDLVREGVRALLERDPSFEVVGETGDGHEAIKLAGRLEPDVVLMDISLPGGIGGLEAAEAVLAECPRTHVVMLTQYENKEYVRRAIRIGVHGYLLKSSLSGQLREAILAVSRGQRYLHPTVAGELAALLQSGEGLESEDDYERLSKREKQVLTLLADGKTSREIAKYLNISIKTAMTHRAHVMDKLNLHSRAALIKYAFRKKIIPLEGE; translated from the coding sequence ATGATTCGAATCCTCATCGTTGATGATCACGATCTCGTTCGCGAGGGAGTTCGCGCACTGCTCGAACGTGATCCGTCCTTCGAGGTCGTGGGAGAGACCGGAGACGGTCACGAAGCCATCAAACTCGCCGGTCGATTAGAGCCAGACGTGGTGCTGATGGATATCAGCCTACCGGGCGGCATCGGAGGTCTGGAGGCTGCGGAGGCGGTCCTTGCGGAGTGCCCACGAACGCACGTCGTGATGCTGACCCAGTACGAGAACAAGGAATACGTTCGTCGTGCGATTCGGATCGGTGTCCACGGATACCTACTCAAGTCGAGCCTGTCGGGCCAACTTCGCGAGGCGATCCTCGCCGTCAGCCGAGGTCAGCGTTACCTGCACCCAACGGTTGCCGGCGAGCTGGCGGCGTTGTTGCAAAGCGGCGAGGGCCTCGAGTCCGAAGATGACTACGAACGACTGAGCAAACGCGAGAAGCAGGTGCTGACGCTGCTGGCCGACGGCAAGACGAGCCGCGAGATCGCGAAATATCTGAACATCAGTATCAAGACCGCCATGACCCATCGTGCCCACGTGATGGATAAGCTGAATCTGCACTCACGCGCCGCACTGATCAAATACGCGTTTCGCAAGAAGATCATTCCGCTGGAGGGCGAGTAG
- a CDS encoding cytochrome b/b6 domain-containing protein, whose protein sequence is MPEKTESGFVVRFSKWTRLQHSLVIVLFGLLLLTGLPQKWPYVEMSRWVVDMLGGVFLVRWLHRAAGIVFGVLVVAHVVGAVMTLARRRGQPTMFFSIDDFKDAIQTMRYYLGRAESQPRFGRFDFRQKFEYWGMLFGSAIMLVTGFVLLFPIVTARLLPADLIPAAKVMHSNEALLAFLIILVWHMYGAILNPEVFPLDTSIFTGKISKKRLKHEHRLEYDERFKEP, encoded by the coding sequence ATGCCGGAAAAAACCGAGTCGGGCTTCGTCGTTCGCTTCTCGAAGTGGACGCGACTTCAACACTCTCTGGTCATCGTGTTGTTCGGTCTGCTGCTGCTGACGGGCCTCCCGCAGAAGTGGCCGTACGTCGAGATGAGTCGGTGGGTCGTCGATATGCTGGGTGGCGTCTTCCTCGTGCGTTGGTTGCACAGGGCCGCCGGAATCGTGTTCGGCGTGCTGGTCGTCGCTCATGTCGTAGGCGCGGTGATGACACTGGCCAGGCGTCGCGGCCAGCCGACGATGTTCTTCAGTATCGATGACTTCAAGGACGCGATCCAAACGATGCGCTATTACCTGGGTCGCGCAGAGTCTCAGCCGCGGTTCGGTCGCTTCGACTTTCGACAGAAATTCGAATACTGGGGCATGCTGTTCGGGTCCGCCATCATGCTGGTCACCGGATTCGTCCTTCTGTTTCCCATCGTCACCGCACGACTCTTGCCCGCCGATCTGATCCCCGCCGCCAAGGTGATGCACAGCAACGAGGCGTTGCTCGCGTTCCTGATTATCCTTGTCTGGCACATGTACGGTGCGATCCTCAACCCCGAGGTCTTCCCGCTGGACACCAGCATCTTTACGGGCAAGATCTCGAAGAAGCGGCTAAAGCACGAGCACAGGCTCGAGTACGACGAACGCTTCAAAGAGCCGTGA
- a CDS encoding HAMP domain-containing protein has protein sequence MIQTTLRRRLLWLLLQSLVLSLAVVVILAVIANSALHRETERQRIDTARIMALAIDREFSDAAQGLARLADEIGEPGRSSSGRLRQYRFHSPFRAAVSLLDSAGGVLVSDPPDYPPPPAELISAAGGVTGLYGAGDSRRPISIALVHPIRKGSDVRYLIAEMAVRDSVFSERMREMSGGEERHVALVDRTARILAVSHDAYLLQQLSHDDDIARALDGQRPTVWNAVRSPMCPDEPRPVLTALVPLEGPPWGLVLQEHRVTAYAATDWLQRGVLATGLALVLGGLLLAITLSRSIISPLNKLSAHASRMRDQDLSIPVPISGDHEIRLLGETLEAMRKRLRNSLERLSAFNESLEAEVKSRTRRLAERDAERRVLVRRLLSAGEDERCRIARELHDETAQMLTAVQLTLDEEPAPNLDKARNMLVETQREIHRVIHDLRPSLLDDLGLRAAIRSHTETYLKPGGMEVSLEIEDLPSLDPAIEISIFRVYQELATNILRHAGAEHVSIELFTRAESLVLAVEDDGVGFNAKERRAGAGITGMRERVGLVGGTMVIDSEVGMGTHVVVEVPLQT, from the coding sequence ATGATTCAAACGACGCTCAGGCGCAGGCTGTTGTGGCTGCTTCTGCAGTCATTGGTTCTCTCACTCGCGGTCGTCGTCATCCTGGCAGTTATCGCGAACAGCGCCCTGCATCGCGAGACCGAGCGACAGCGAATCGACACGGCGCGAATCATGGCCCTGGCCATCGACCGGGAGTTCTCCGACGCGGCACAGGGGCTGGCCCGGCTGGCCGACGAAATCGGCGAGCCCGGCCGCTCTTCCTCCGGTCGGCTTCGTCAGTACCGCTTCCATTCGCCGTTCCGGGCTGCCGTATCGCTGCTCGACAGCGCCGGCGGTGTACTCGTCTCGGATCCGCCGGACTATCCGCCGCCACCGGCCGAACTGATCTCTGCAGCCGGTGGCGTGACCGGGCTGTACGGAGCGGGGGATTCCCGAAGGCCGATCTCAATCGCCCTGGTGCATCCGATCCGCAAGGGATCCGACGTTCGTTACCTGATCGCCGAGATGGCCGTCCGGGATTCCGTGTTCAGTGAGCGGATGCGGGAGATGTCCGGTGGTGAAGAACGGCATGTGGCACTCGTTGATCGAACGGCCCGGATCCTCGCGGTCAGCCACGACGCCTACCTGCTGCAGCAATTGAGTCACGACGACGACATCGCCCGAGCGCTTGACGGTCAACGACCGACAGTCTGGAATGCGGTGCGGAGTCCCATGTGTCCTGACGAACCGAGGCCGGTACTGACCGCACTGGTACCGCTCGAGGGGCCTCCCTGGGGGCTGGTCCTTCAGGAACACCGGGTCACCGCGTACGCCGCCACCGACTGGCTCCAGCGTGGGGTGCTGGCGACGGGGCTGGCGTTGGTCCTGGGAGGCTTGCTGCTGGCAATCACGCTCTCGCGTTCGATCATCTCCCCACTCAACAAACTCTCCGCTCACGCGTCGCGAATGAGAGACCAGGACTTGTCGATACCGGTACCGATCTCCGGCGATCACGAGATACGTCTTCTCGGCGAAACACTGGAGGCGATGCGAAAACGGTTGCGCAACTCGCTCGAGCGACTCTCGGCGTTCAACGAATCCCTGGAGGCGGAAGTCAAGAGTCGAACTCGTCGACTTGCGGAGCGTGACGCTGAACGGCGAGTCCTCGTGCGGCGGTTGTTGAGTGCCGGGGAGGACGAGCGATGCCGTATCGCGCGGGAGTTGCATGATGAGACGGCGCAGATGTTGACCGCCGTGCAACTCACCCTCGACGAGGAGCCAGCTCCCAACCTCGACAAGGCACGCAACATGCTGGTGGAGACCCAGCGCGAGATTCATCGTGTTATCCACGATCTGCGGCCGTCGCTGCTGGACGACCTGGGCCTTCGCGCGGCCATCCGCTCCCACACGGAAACCTACCTGAAACCCGGCGGGATGGAAGTCAGTCTCGAGATCGAAGACCTGCCGTCACTCGATCCGGCGATCGAGATCTCGATCTTCCGCGTCTATCAGGAGCTGGCAACCAACATCCTCCGTCATGCCGGCGCCGAACACGTTTCCATCGAACTGTTCACCCGCGCCGAATCGTTGGTGCTGGCCGTCGAGGACGATGGGGTAGGCTTCAATGCCAAGGAGCGACGGGCCGGGGCCGGAATCACCGGAATGCGCGAGCGCGTAGGGCTCGTCGGTGGAACGATGGTCATAGATAGCGAGGTGGGCATGGGTACCCACGTCGTGGTGGAGGTCCCACTCCAGACATGA